The following are from one region of the Aspergillus chevalieri M1 DNA, chromosome 1, nearly complete sequence genome:
- a CDS encoding DEAD/DEAH box helicase (COG:L;~EggNog:ENOG410PH1T;~InterPro:IPR027417,IPR036390,IPR001650,IPR014001, IPR011545;~PFAM:PF04851,PF00270,PF00271;~go_function: GO:0003676 - nucleic acid binding [Evidence IEA];~go_function: GO:0005524 - ATP binding [Evidence IEA]) — protein sequence MSAQQPFQSHGFNTSIDLVRRQAYSVPSLAGHKRPPESPSGDPPSKTSTSGVHHGLNTFNQPNPGYHQASSVSPPVGFARPSVDQLRGRLIASEIHPMTAAAGDDHRSIEEQAPPSSSQNPLLSLKDSRYGLPSSLVANFAALGVSSIYGWQASCLLANGLLTGERHLVYTAPTGGGKSLVADVLMLKRIIDNPSKKAILVLPYVALVQEKLKWLRRIVQDVDKRVPDYHDTDTKPAYKHWQKQHKSIRITGYFGGNRITASWADTDIAVCTIEKANSLINTAIEECSIGDLGVVVLDELHMLDDEHRGYLLELMVTKLLLLQQDIQIIGMSATLSNTELLAEWMNAKFFISTYRPVPIDEYLIYENAIYPAATSRQLFQTISKLRSASAEALTKTMPPHRMIERSTFRELSNPMTNSMVALAVHTAIAGYGALVFCGSRQACQLHAAIIGEAMPGTTDVDPAELSKRLDLLAELRSLPSGLDPALETTLIKGVGFHHAGMTTEERESIAQAYDQGALKVLVATCSLAAGVNLPARRVIINGARMGRELVGPAMLRQMCGRAGRKGKDEAGETYLICGKADLEAVCDLLEADMPAIASCLAPEKRGLKRALLEAVATRLASGCEAIKEYVKCTLLCRTLDKKIAYSIMDSALRELVDEKLLRLTDDESYEATQLGQAVVASAFAPEDGLFVYEELKKALQAFVMDGDMHIFYMFTPLQVAASTQIDWQIFRDQLDFLDESGLRALQFVGVSPGFVNTMVQSGATLKETTPEQINVARIYRRAYTAFQLRDLSNEVPLSTIATRYRIPRGTVQTLAQQCHGFAAGIVKFCQRMDWGMLAAVLDHMRDRLEAGACADLLEMAQVTYVKGWTARLLRENGFKGLRALAEADPKDLVPVLTMVNPRKSQKSQLHPTEAERYSAKLLAKAEIIVASANKIWEREMQIDLEE from the exons ATGTCGGCACaacagccatttcaatctcATGGCTTCAATACCTCCATCGATCTCGTGCGCAGACAGGCTTACAGTGTGCCTTCGTTGGCAGGTCACAAGCGCCCTCCAGAGTCCCCGTCAGGTGATCCGCCGTCCAAGACATCCACCTCGGGCGTCCATCATGGCCTGAATACCTTCAATCAGCCAAATCCCGGCTATCATCAGGCTTCCTCAGTTTCTCCTCCCGTAGGTTTTGCTCGTCCCTCAGTTGATCAATTACGGGGTCGTCTGATCGCCAGTGAGATCCATCCTATGACTGCTGCAGCGGGGGACGACCACCGCAGCATAGAGGAACAGGCGCCCCCATCATCAAGCCAGAATCCGCTATTGTCACTCAAAGATTCCCGATATGGTCTGCCATCATCATTGGTCGCGAATTTCGCGGCCCTGGGTGTCAGCAGTATCTACGGATGGCAAGCTTCCTGTCTACTAGCCAACGGGCTGCTGACGGGTGAGCGCCACCTGGTCTACACGGCTCCCACTGGCGGTGGAAAATCATTGGTCGCCGACGTTTTGATGCTGAAACGCATCATTGATAATCCGTCCAAAAAAGCTATCTTGGTATTGCCTTATGTTGCTCTAGTCCAGGAGAAGCTCAAGTGGCTGCGGCGCATTGTGCAGGACGTGGACAAACGTGTTCCTGATTATCATGATACAGATACGAAGCCGGCCTATAAGCACTGGCAGAAGCAACATAAGTCTATCCGTATTACTGGTTATTTTGGTGGGAATAGGATCACCGCCTCTTGGGCAGATACGGATATTGCTGTTTGCACGATTGAAAAG GCCAATTCTTTGATCAATACCGCCATCGAAGAATGCAGCATTGGCGATTTAGGtgtcgttgttctggacGAGCTTCATATGCTGGACGATGAACACCGTGGTTATCTTTTGGAACTCATGGTTACCAAATTACTATTGCTCCAACAGGATATACAGATAATCGGAATGAGTGCCACTCTTTCG AACACCGAATTGCTGGCAGAATGGATGAATGCCAAATTCTTCATCTCGACTTATCGACCAGTTCCAATTGACGAGTATCTAATCTACGAAAATGCGATCTACCCAGCGGCAACATCGAGACAGCTCTTCCAGACTATCTCCAAACTAAGATCCGCGTCAGCGGAAGCTCTGACAAAGACTATGCCCCCACACCGAATGATCGAGCGTTCCACGTTCCGGGAACTCTCGAATCCCATGACAAACTCAATGGTCGCTTTAGCTGTTCACACAGCCATTGCTGGATACGGCGCGTTGGTGTTCTGCGGCAGTCGCCAAGCTTGTCAGCTCCATGCGGCTATTATAGGCGAGGCTATGCCAGGAACTACTGACGTGGATCCAGCCGAGTTGAGCAAACGGTTAGACTTGTTAGCTGAATTACGCAGTCTGCCAAGTGGTCTCGATCCGGCTCTTGAAACTACACTCATCAAGGGAGTTGGCTTTCATC ATGCGGGCATGACGACTGAAGAACGAGAATCCATCGCTCAAGCTTACGATCAAGGTGCCTTGAAAGTACTCGTCGCCACGTGCAGTCTCGCGGCTGGCGTCAACCTCCCAGCAAGAAGAGTCATCATAAACGGTGCACGAATGGGTCGCGAGTTGGTCGGCCCTGCAATGTT ACGACAAATGTGTGGACGCGCTGGACGCAAAGGAAAGGACGAAGCTGGAGAGACGTACCTTATATGTGGAAAAGCGGATTTAGAAGCCGTATGTGATCTGTTGGAAGCTGATATGCCCGCCATCGCCAGCTGTCTAGCTCCGGAGAAGCGGGGACTCAAGAG GGCACTTTTGGAAGCAGTAGCAACCAGGCTGGCTTCTGGTTGCGAAGCAATTAAGGAATATGTGAAATGCACTCTCCTTTGCCGGACATTGGACAAGAAAATTGCATATAGCATCATGGATTCCGCACTACGAGAACTAGTCGATGAAAAACTTCTGCGCCTCACAGATGACGAATCATACGAGGCAACACAACTTGGACAAGCGGTTGTCGCATCCGCATTCGCACCCGAAGACGGTCTGTTCGTATATGAAGAACTAAAGAAAGCATTACAGGCCTTCGTTATGGACGGCGATATGCACATTTTCTACATGTTTACCCCTCTGCAAGTAGCGGCAAGCACCCAAATCGATTGGCAGATATTCCGGGATCAGTTGGATTTTCTTGACGAGAGTGGCCTTCGTGCGCTGCAGTTCGTTGGTGTTTCGCCAGGTTTTGTCAACACCAT GGTCCAATCCGGTGCCACCCTAAAAGAAACCACTCCTGAGCAGATCAACGTCGCCCGCATCTACCGCCGCGCCTACACAGCCTTCCAACTCCGCGACCTCTCGAACGAAGTCCCTCTCTCCACAATTGCTACCCGCTACCGCATCCCCCGCGGTACCGTCCAAACCCTAGCCCAGCAGTGCCATGGCTTCGCCGCAGGTATCGTCAAGTTCTGTCAACGCATGGACTGGGGCATGCTAGCGGCTGTCCTGGACCATATGCGTGATCGACTGGAAGCAGGGGCATGTGCAGATCTCTTGGAGATGGCACAGGTTACTTATGTTAAGGGGTGGACGGCGAGGCTGTTGCGGGAGAACGGGTTTAAGGGGCTGAGGGCGTTAGCGGAGGCAGATCCGAAGGATCTTGTTCCGGTCTTGACGATG GTGAACCCACGGAAATCGCAGAAAAGCCAGTTACATCCAACAGAGGCAGAGCGGTACTCTGCGAAGTTACTTGCCAAAGCGGAGATTATTGTTGCGTCGGCAAATAAGATTTGGG AACGTGAGATGCAAATTGATTTGGAGGAGTAG